The following is a genomic window from Deltaproteobacteria bacterium PRO3.
TGTCTTGGTGATGAAGTAGGCGGGACGGTGCGCACCCCGGGCTACCTGCCCTAAGCTGGCGGTTCGGCTCATGTTCTCCTCCCTAAGCTGTCTCTCTCTCCAGCCTTACCCGGCAGCCTTGGAATTCTGCCCAAGGAGAATTCTAGAACAAGCCCTAGAGATTTGACGACAAAAAAATGTACGAAAATTTCATGAAATGAAAAAGGCCTGGAGGTCCTCGGCGACCTCGGTGGCGGGAAATTGGGCGCGGGCCTCGTGCAGCAGGCTCTGCGGGTCGGTGTAGCGCTGACTCAAGTGGGTCAGGACGAGGCGCTTGGCCCCGGCCTCGCGGGCGGCGCGGGCGGCGTCTTCCGCGCAGGAATGGCCCCATTGGTGCGCCTCGTTCCGGTATTCGGCGCCGAAGGTGGCCTCGTGGACGAGGAGGTCGACGCCCTGGGCGAGCTGTAGGGCCTCGGGGCAGGGGCGGGTATCGAGGCAGTAGGCGAAGCTGCGCCCCGGACGCGAAGGGCCGACCAAGGTCTCCGGTTGGATCCAGCGACCGTCGGCGAGCCGCACGGCTCGGCCGCGGACCAAGTCCATGCGCTCGGGCCCCTCGGGGATACCCAGCTCCCGCGCCTTGGCCTCGTCGAAGGCGCCGGGCCGGGGGCGTTCGCGGAAGGCGTAGCCCCAGCAGGGGATGAGGTGGCTCAAGGGGGCGCAGAAGACCTGGTAGCGCTCGGTCTCGAAGATCAGTCCCGGGGCCTCGATCTCGACGACCTCGAGGGGGTAGTTGATCCAGAGGCTGTGCGTCTCCTGGTGGATGCGGAGGTATTCCTTCAGACCCGCCGGGCCGAAGACCCGCAAGGTCTCTTCGCGTTCGCCCAGGCTCAAGGTGCCGAGCAGGCCGGGGAGGCCGTAGAGGTGGTCGCCGTGCAGGTGTCCGATGAAGACGGCCGTGAGCTTCCCCCACTTGAGGGGCGAGCGGATCAGCTGGAGCTGGGTCGCCTCCCCGCAGTCGAAGAGGAAGGTCTCGCCCTCGTACTCGAGGGCGGTGGCGGAGGTGTGGCGCTGCAGGGTGGGGCGGCCCGCGCCGGTGCCTAGCGTCAAGACGCGCATCACAGCCCCTGCACTTTGTGGAGGAAGTCGGTGAGCGCCTGCTTCGCGTTGCTGAAAATCGAAAACCCGTCGCCGACGAAAAGCTTTTCGAAGTCGAGACCGCGCAGGACCGAGAGACCTTGGCGCGCGCGGGCGGGGTCCTTGAACTTCTCGTCGGGCAGCATGCTGAGGGCGCCCTCGGGCTTGCCGATCAGGGCGTCTCCGACGATCAGCGCGGCGTTCTTTTTCCAGTAGAAAGCGCACTCGCCGGGCGTCTTGGCGTCGGGGATGCGAATGACTTCGAACTCGCCCTCCAGCAGCTCGCCGTCGC
Proteins encoded in this region:
- the rnz gene encoding ribonuclease Z produces the protein MRVLTLGTGAGRPTLQRHTSATALEYEGETFLFDCGEATQLQLIRSPLKWGKLTAVFIGHLHGDHLYGLPGLLGTLSLGEREETLRVFGPAGLKEYLRIHQETHSLWINYPLEVVEIEAPGLIFETERYQVFCAPLSHLIPCWGYAFRERPRPGAFDEAKARELGIPEGPERMDLVRGRAVRLADGRWIQPETLVGPSRPGRSFAYCLDTRPCPEALQLAQGVDLLVHEATFGAEYRNEAHQWGHSCAEDAARAAREAGAKRLVLTHLSQRYTDPQSLLHEARAQFPATEVAEDLQAFFIS